Genomic segment of Nostoc sp. TCL240-02:
TTGTCAGGCTGATTTTCATGACTATTAATTGGGTTGTTGTTAAGGTCGGGGTATTCATCCGAAGTGACAGAATGAATAGAGGTCATGCTAGCTTTGCTCCTGGTGGGGGGGGTCAAGTCACTGGGATTATGTCTATAGATAGGTGTTGATTTCTTAATAAATCTTTAACCATCTATTAAAACAGTACCGTAATTATGCTCAGAGACGCTAATAGTTCTGAGTGATTAGTGCTGATTTCTGAGTGAAGTCTAAATACTCAAGACTCAGAAATAGTTCTTTGGTTGGCGATACGCCTAGCGATCGCATGGAAATAGCGATCGCTCATATCTTCGATACTAACTTTGATTAAGACCTGATTATCAGTGGTGAAAACCCCCAAACCCGTCTCAAAATTGCCAACTGTACCTAGTATTTGCCACTGTTGACCGAGATGTTCCTGTAAGTATGATTCCCAAATTGTTTGCTGTGCCGATGTTACAGAAACTAAAATCCTGGCACCACCTTCGGCAAACAGCACCTCATCGACACGGTTGTGCGTTGGTGCTATTTCTAAATTGATTTCGGCACCAAGGTTGCCAGCAATACAACATTCGGCAAGTGCGATCGCAACTCCCCCTTCAGCAGAATCATGGGCTGAACGTACCCAACCATTACGAATTCCTTCCCGACAAACTTTTTGGACGCGGCGTTCCAAGTCAAAATCTACCAGTGGCGGTTTTCCGGCAACAGTATTGTGGATAGTAGCTAAATACTCAGATGCTCCCAAACTGATTTTGGATGCCAGAGGCAATCCGAGAAGGTAAATCACATCGCCGGATGCTTGCCAACCTTGTCCACCAATTTTGGTGATATCGGGAATCAAGCCCACCATCCCCACTACAGGAGTGGGATAAATGGGTTGTGGGATGCCTTGAGAATCGAGGGTTTCATTGTATAAAGAAACATTTCCGCCTGTGACTGGTGTCGCCAATTCTCGGCAACCTTCCGCCAAACCGCGACAAGCTTCTGCCAATTGCCAATAACCAATCGGTTTTTCTGGAGAGCCAAAATTTAGGTTATCCGTCACCGCCAGAGGTTCTGCACCCACACAGCTAAGATTGCGTGCAGCTTCTGCCACCACTGCCTTAGCTCCCTCATAAGGGTCAAGATAAACATAACGAGGATTACAATCTACTGTTGCTGCCACCCCTAATTTTAGATTTAGGATTTTAGATTTTAGATTGGGAATTTCTTCAAGGGGGCGCAACCGGATAACAGCCGCATCTGCACCACCTGGTAGTATAACTGTATTATTTTGTACTTGATGGTCATATTGACGATACACCCAGTTTTTAGATGCGATCGTGGGTGTATCGAGCAAAGTGAAGAGAATATCATTCCAACTTTGCACACCTTCTTGGAGTTCTATGCCAGCAGTTGTGCAAGCAGGTAAAGAATCAGGAGTCCATTCCCAAGCTTGACGGGCATATTCTGGCGCTTCTGCCAACAACTCCCGGTTATATAGTGGGGTATTTTCCGCCAAAGCCTCGGCGGGAATTTCTGCTGCTACTCCACCCTGAAAGAGAATCCGCACGATGGGTTCAGCGATGACAGTACCGGCGACAACGGCTTGAAGTCCCCAACGATGAAAAATGTCGATTAATTCTTGCTCGCGCCCCTTATGGGCAACGAACAGCATTCGTTCTTGAGATTCCGAAAGCAGATATTCATAAGGAACCATCCCCGTTTCTCTAGCGGGAATTTTATCTAAATCTAGTTCAATTCCTACTCCACCTTTTGCCGCCATCTCTGAAGTAGAACAGGTGATTCCAGCTGCTCCCATATCTTGGGCGGCGACAACTGCACCTGTTTTAAACGCCTCTAGACAAGCTTCAATTAACGACTTTTCCAAAAATGGATCGCCTACTTGCACAGCCGGGCGATCGTCTATTGACTGATCGCTCAATTCTGCACTGGCAAAACTTGCGCCTCCCATACCGTCGCGCCCGGTGGTGGAACCAACATACAGCACGGGGTTTCCTAAGCCAGATGCCCCAGATTTGACGATTTCTGACGTTTCCATTAATCCTAGTGCCATAACATTCACTAGGGGATTACCAGAATAAGCTGGATCAAAGTAAACTTCGCCGCCTACTGTTGGTACTCCAACGCAATTACCATAATGTGAAATCCCCGCTACTACGCCTTGGAACAGCCTTTGAGTTTTGGCATCTTCTAGGGAACCGAAGCGTAGGGAATTTAATAGAGCAATGGGACGCGCACCCATTGTAAAAATATCTCTAAGAATACCGCCCACTCCCGTTGCTGCACCTTGAAATGGTTCTACAGCTGAGGGGTGGTTGTGGGATTCAATCTTAAAAGCTAGTTGGAGTCCGTCACCTAAATCTACAACACCAGCATTTTCACCAGGCCCCACGAGGATGCGGGGCCCCTCAGTGGGAAATTGTTTGAGTAGAGGTCGAGAATTTTTGTAACAGCAATGCTCTGACCACATTACCCCGAACATTCCCAGTTCAGCTTTGTTGGGATGACGGCCTAACCGACGGACAATTTCTGCGTATTCTTCTGGTTTAAGACCTTCAGCAGCGATTTCTTGAGGGGAAAAAAAAGCAGGAGATGTGGCGGTCATGGAAATAATGCACCAATTGTACAGAGCATTATTCTACCGATTTACTTGCCCTGTAGGTGCATTTATTAGCATAGTTCATAACTATATGACGCTAAAGATTTAAAAAAATAAATAAATTTACTTAAAGATACATATTTTTGTACACCTAAAGATAGATTGTATTCAACGCTAAATCACTGGTAAATATACTGATAAAGCTTAAGTAATAAAATTTTCTTCCCTTGTAATATGCATAGGTCATTTCCAGATTATAGAAATGGCTATCAGCCTGTCAGATCCTCCACTAGTTGAATGCAGAAAAAATTCATAGGATGCGATGCGATTGCAAGTTTTAATGCCCTGCAATCTAAATTCTCTCGTTGGCATTTCATTCGCTTGAAGTGACTCATACAACAGCAAACTCAATCACTAAATGTCTCTTGGAGAAAGGATTCTGGGAATTTGCTTCCGAAACTGCTCATCTGAGTCAGCAAATCGACCGTACTAACGTAACTTAGAGGATTTTGATCATGCCTAGACTTACTGTTCCACCAAATCTCATCGGCACCAATTCTCCCGACACTTTAGTCGGGAAACAGTTAAATGCATCTCTGGCAATTGGTATTGATATTTTAACTGGAGGTTTCATTTGTACACTCTCAGGAAATGACACTATTGAGGGCACGGCTGCTGGCAGCAACAACGGCTCCGGCAACGGCGGTACAGGGACAGGCATTGGCAACAACAAAGCCAGTATTAATACAGGGGAAGGAAAAGACATGATCGTTGGCACTGGTACTGGTGGTAACGGCAGCAACGGCGGTAAAAAACCCGGCAATGGCGGTACTGGGAAAGGCATCGTCAACAACAAAAGCAGTATTAATACAGGAGATGGAAACGACACGATAGTCGGGACTGGCACTGGCGGCAATGGTGGTACTGCTGGCAAGTTCTTCGGCAACTTATTGGGCAACGGCGGCAACGGCGGTACTGGGACTGGTATTACTAACAGTGGAGGTCTAAATGGATGAAATGGAAACGACACGATAGTCGGCACCGATACTGGTGGCAAAGGCGGCGGTGGCAGTAGCGAAAACCCCGGCAATGGCGGTATTGGGATAGGCATCGCCAACAACAAAGGCAGTATTAATACAGGGGACGGAAATGACACGATTGTTGGCACTGGTACTGGTGGTAACGGCGGCAATGAAGGCTTTCAGGGTGGCAGCGCTGGTACTGGGACAGGCATCGCTAACAGTGGCAGTATTAATACAGGTGACGGAAACGACACAATTACTGGCATCGGTACTGGCGGCAACGGCAGCAATGACAGCTACGCGGGTGGCAACGGCAATACTGGGACAGGCATCGCTAACAGTGGCAGTATTAATACAGGGGACGGAAATGACACGATCAACGCCACAGGCAAGGGCGGCAGCCCTAGTTACGGCCGCAGCCCTGGCCTCACCGAAGATGGGACTGGCATCAGCAATAGTGGCGAACTGGACACCGGGGAAGGACAAGACACGATCGTCGGTACAGGTACTGGCGGTATCGGTGCCAGCGGTCTCGGCGCCAGCTTCGGGGGTAATGGAATTGGCATTTCTAATAGTGGCAGCCTGAATACAGGGGAAGAAAATGACACGATCGCCGGTATCGGTACTGGCGGCAACGGCGCTGCTGGTGGTATCGCCGGCGGCTCTGGGGGTGCTGGAACGGGCATCGCTAACACTAGCAAACTTTACACTAGGGATGGAAAAGACACGATTATCGGCACAGGTACTGGCGGCAAAGGTGATAGCGGCGATTTTTCCCCCGGCAACGGCGGTACTGGCACTGGCATTGCTAACAGTGGCATTTTAAATGTAGGGAATGGACAAGACACGATCAACGGCACAGGGAAGGGCGGCATCGGCGGCAATGGCGTCTTCAGCAGCGGCCTTGGTGGTGCTGGAATCGGCATTGCTAACAGTGGTAGTCTGAATGCAGATGAGGGAAAAGACACGATCAACGGCACTGGTATCGGTGGTCTCGGTGGCGATGCCTCACCCATCACTGCTCCTGGTGGCGTTGGCGGGACTGGGATCGGCATCAGCAACAGTGGCAAACTGGATACCGGAGACGGAGAAGACACGATCTCTGGCACAGGGCAGGGCGGCATCGGCGGCATCGGGACTATTGATGTCGTTGATGACATCGATAGTAGTGAGCGTGTCGGGGGTAACGGCGGTGCTGGAATTGGCATCAGCAACAGTGGCAAACTGGATACTGGA
This window contains:
- the purL gene encoding phosphoribosylformylglycinamidine synthase subunit PurL, translated to MTATSPAFFSPQEIAAEGLKPEEYAEIVRRLGRHPNKAELGMFGVMWSEHCCYKNSRPLLKQFPTEGPRILVGPGENAGVVDLGDGLQLAFKIESHNHPSAVEPFQGAATGVGGILRDIFTMGARPIALLNSLRFGSLEDAKTQRLFQGVVAGISHYGNCVGVPTVGGEVYFDPAYSGNPLVNVMALGLMETSEIVKSGASGLGNPVLYVGSTTGRDGMGGASFASAELSDQSIDDRPAVQVGDPFLEKSLIEACLEAFKTGAVVAAQDMGAAGITCSTSEMAAKGGVGIELDLDKIPARETGMVPYEYLLSESQERMLFVAHKGREQELIDIFHRWGLQAVVAGTVIAEPIVRILFQGGVAAEIPAEALAENTPLYNRELLAEAPEYARQAWEWTPDSLPACTTAGIELQEGVQSWNDILFTLLDTPTIASKNWVYRQYDHQVQNNTVILPGGADAAVIRLRPLEEIPNLKSKILNLKLGVAATVDCNPRYVYLDPYEGAKAVVAEAARNLSCVGAEPLAVTDNLNFGSPEKPIGYWQLAEACRGLAEGCRELATPVTGGNVSLYNETLDSQGIPQPIYPTPVVGMVGLIPDITKIGGQGWQASGDVIYLLGLPLASKISLGASEYLATIHNTVAGKPPLVDFDLERRVQKVCREGIRNGWVRSAHDSAEGGVAIALAECCIAGNLGAEINLEIAPTHNRVDEVLFAEGGARILVSVTSAQQTIWESYLQEHLGQQWQILGTVGNFETGLGVFTTDNQVLIKVSIEDMSDRYFHAIARRIANQRTISES